The sequence below is a genomic window from Polyangiaceae bacterium.
CGCCAATCTGCGCGCGACGTTTGGGCGCATGACGTGGGAGGCCGACGGCCTCCTCGAATTCAGCACCCGCACCGGTAACACGAAGGAGCCCGACGACTCCTGGAGCGCGTGGAGCGGCGGCATCACCCAGCCTGGTGAAGTGAAGAGCCCTGCGGGTCGCTTCATTCAGGTGCGCGCCCGCTGGTCGAAGGACCCGAAGGCCGAGCTCACCGAGGTGACGCTCCCATTCATCACGGACAACTTGAAGGCTGTCGTTACCAATATCGACGTCAAGGTGAAGAGCAACACGAACCCGGGGATGCAGTCTTCCGGCGGTCCCGTGAACGAAAAGCCCAGCACCAAGGTCAACCTGACTTGGCGAGTCGACAATCCCGACAACGACATCCTCGACTACCATCTCGAGTACCGGCTCGTCGGCACCACGACGTATTACCCCCTGGAAAAGCCCAACGAGAAGGTCACGTCCCCAAACTACGCATGGGAGACGGGCGATCTGCCTGAGGGCAAGTACCGTGTGCGAGTGACGGCGTCCGATGCGCCCAGCAACACTCCTTCACGCGTCAAGCGCCACCGCCTCGAGAGCAACGTCATCATCGTCGACAACACCCCCCCCGCCATCAAAGGCCTGGCCTCCAACGGTCGCCACATCACGGGCACGGCTGTGGACGGTGTTGGTCCAATCCAGCGCATCGAAATTTCCGTGGCTGGAAGCAACGAATGGTTCCCATTCGACCCCAAGGACGGAATTTACGATGAAGCGAAGGAAGAGTTCGACGCCGACGTGACTCCGTTCGCAGGCAAGGGGCCGGTGATGATGAGTGTCCGCGTTTACGACAGCGCCGCTAACACCGTCGTCATGAACGTCGCACTCAAGTAGTTCCTCGTGTGGGCCAACCATCGCCTGTAGGTTGGCCCACTGAACCATGACACGGTTGCCAGAGCCGTCCCTCGCTCCCGCGAGAAGCCAGAGGTTTCTCCCGCACTGAGTTCGCCTTGGCACGTGCTGTGCTGTATATCTGAGGAGACCCGGCTTGATGGCCGGCGCTTGGATATGACTCGCTTTGCCTCTCAGCTCGGCACCCATCCTCAATGGCTCGGCCGCCTCAGCAGTGGTGCGTTCGCGCTTGGGCTGTTCGCGATCGCCCTTGGCGCGAGCTGCTCGACCTCCGAGGCTTCGGATTCAGGCTCGTCCAATGGCGGCTTCGGTGGCAGCGCGGGCTGCGTCGGTTGCGGCGGGGACCCGGGAGATGGATCTTCCCTCGACGTGCCGCTGGTGGACGCCGCTGGTAGCGGTGGGACCGGCCCGGTGGAAGCGTGTGGTGTGGGCGAGTGCCAACCGGACGACGCGCTCTCGTGTAAGGACTACATGCCGAGCGCTGGCTCCGGTGGGGCAGCTCAAGGTGGTACTGGAGGCGGCGGAGGCGCGGGCACGACAGCTGGCGCAGGCGGAACTGGCGGCAGCGCTGGTGGCGGGGAAGCTGGCTCTAGTCTAACGGGAGGCGCGGCGGGGGCCGGCGGAGCCGCAGGCCAAGGCGCCGGCTCCTCGATGAAGGGGATCCCCCCAGGCGAAACACCGGTGTTCGCCTGTCATATCCGCAGGGAAGGCGCGTCGAACCTGGTGCGGCGATGTGAGCTAGCTGGCGCCAAAGACACCGGCGAGCCGTGCACCTCCTCTGGGGACTGCATGCCCGGGCTCGGGTGCGTGGGTGAGGAAAACCTCGGTCGTTGCCGTCCGTTCTGTTGTGACTCCGAGACCAGCTGCGCAGAAAACAGCTTCTGTGCCGAACGTCCGCTCCGAGATGACGCAAGCGCCGAAAACGGACAGCTCAGCGTGCCGGTTTGCGCGCCCGCAGACAACTGCAGCTTGGGAGAGCCGTATCCGTGCGACAACACGGATCCGAACGCGGGCTGCGTCTGCAAAGAGGGCACGGCTTGCACCGTCGTGAGGGCTGACGGCACGACCTCGTGCGTCCCCCCAGGTGCTGGCACCGCCGGGCAGGAGTGCCCGTGTGCAGCGGGCCACATCTGCTCCCAAGCCAGCGGTCGCTGCGTGCGCATCTGCAAGCTAGGCGCTGCCAACTCCGAGTGCGGCACCGGGCGTTGTCAGGCGCCCGCGAACTTCCCCGAAGGCTACGGGGTGTGCGTGTCGTCCGACGTCGACTCCGGGCAGTGAGTCATCCGGCCTCTGGCTCGTCCGGCTCCGAGTGGGGGCTTGGCGGTGTCGGCGCGAGACTCGGCCCGCGAACTCCCTCGAGCTGCGCGTTGACCTCGCCACCGAGCAGCAGCGCAGCGCAGCACAGCCAAAGCCACAGCATGAGCACCGCAACTGTCGCCAAGCTGCCGTAGAACAACGTGAAGCGTGAGAGCTCCTTCACATACGCAGCGAAGCCCCAAGATGCGAGCGCTCCAAGGCACACCGTCGTGGCCGCTCCGGGCCACACGCGGCGCCTCACGCCCGGACGCTTGACTGCCACGCGGAAAAAGGCCGCCGTGAACGCGGTCATCCCAACGAAGGTTACCAAGCTGACCACCGCACGGGCCAGCTCGAGATCTGCCGTTTCGTTCTCCAGCGTCGCATGCAGGATCGCAACGGGTCCACCCGCGATGGCAACCGCCAGCCAAGCGATCAGGGGCACTGCCGCCACGACGACCGCAGCGCAGCCCAGGCTTAGTAGGCGCTTGGTCCACCACG
It includes:
- a CDS encoding YihY/virulence factor BrkB family protein, which produces MLEHHAGRVAGAMAFDLFLAMIPLLALAGWALGLLVRRRPEALESATLLLEWTPTDVQSVLSQQLGRYAESAAVAPLASLGALWLTSGAFHTVMNVFEGALKAEKRPWWTKRLLSLGCAAVVVAAVPLIAWLAVAIAGGPVAILHATLENETADLELARAVVSLVTFVGMTAFTAAFFRVAVKRPGVRRRVWPGAATTVCLGALASWGFAAYVKELSRFTLFYGSLATVAVLMLWLWLCCAALLLGGEVNAQLEGVRGPSLAPTPPSPHSEPDEPEAG